One Roseovarius bejariae genomic region harbors:
- the mfd gene encoding transcription-repair coupling factor translates to MSRSEHITVGGAPEGFDARLILEEVARKGGPVVHVARDDKRAEAMAGALRFFAPDMPVMRFPGWDCLPYDRMSPNADISAARMATLAGLVHGMPERFVLLTTLNAATQRVPARDVLREAAFSARVDYQIDEDALKAFLVRMGFSQAPTVMEPGDYAVRGGIIDIYPPGESGPVRLDLFGDVLDGIRRFDPATQRTTEKLDQIELAPVSEVILDEASITRFRQNYRIAFGAAGTDDPLYEAVSAGRKHAGIEHWLPFFHERLETLFDYLPQATITLDDQVEAARAARWDSVVDQYEARDHALKQKNREDTVYKPVSPELLYLDEAAWDGAVAGRRAMQFAPLPQATGPGVIDAGGRIGRNFAPERQSESLSLFGALKDHIQAKLGDGPVLLASYSEGARERLEGLLEDEGLQGAVSVTNAMRIGKRGLHLAVWPLEHGFEAPDLTVIAEQDVLGDRLIRAPKKRRRAENFLTEAQSLTPGDLVVHVDHGIGRYKGLEVVTAAGAAHECLLLEYAENSKLYLPVENIELLSKYGHDEGLLDRLGGGAWQAKKAKLKERIREMADRLIRIAAERELRKAPVLEPEHHAWEAFSARFPYTETDDQLRAIEDVMEDMEAGRPMDRLICGDVGFGKTEVAMRAAFVAAMSGVQVAVIAPTTLLARQHYQSFAERFRGFPVTVRPLSRFVSQKEANLTREGLAKGTVDIVVGTHALLAKNIRFKNLGLLVIDEEQRFGVTHKERLKQLRSDIHVLTLTATPIPRTLQLSLSGVRDLSIIGTPPVDRLSIRTYVSPFDAVTIREALLREHYRGGQSFYVVPRIEDLREIEDFLQNQVPEVSYVVAHGQMAAGELDDRMNAFYDGKYDVLVATTIVESGLDIPTANTMVVHRADMFGLGQLYQIRGRVGRSKTRAYAYLTTKPRARLTPAAEKRLRVLGSLDTLGAGFTLASQDLDIRGAGNLLGEEQSGQMRDVGYELYQSMLEEAIAKIKAGELEGLTEGDEQWAPQINLGVPVLIPEDYVPDLDVRLGLYRRLSGLHSKVELEGFAAELIDRFGKLPKEVNTLMLVVRIKAMCKKAGIAKLDGGPKGAVIQFHNDKFASPQGLVEFIKDQNGLAKVKDNKIVVRRDWRKDSDKIKGAFAIARDLAEKVVAEKKRAKGNA, encoded by the coding sequence ATGAGCAGATCTGAACATATCACGGTAGGTGGTGCGCCCGAGGGCTTCGATGCGCGCTTGATCCTCGAGGAGGTCGCGCGCAAGGGTGGGCCCGTGGTGCATGTGGCCCGAGACGACAAGCGCGCCGAGGCCATGGCGGGGGCGCTGCGGTTCTTTGCGCCGGATATGCCGGTGATGCGCTTTCCGGGGTGGGATTGCCTGCCTTATGACCGGATGTCGCCCAATGCCGATATTTCGGCCGCGCGTATGGCGACACTGGCGGGCCTCGTGCATGGCATGCCCGAACGCTTCGTGTTGCTGACGACACTCAATGCGGCGACACAGCGGGTTCCGGCGCGCGATGTCCTGCGTGAAGCCGCCTTTAGCGCGCGGGTGGATTACCAGATCGACGAAGACGCGTTGAAGGCCTTTCTGGTGCGAATGGGGTTTTCTCAGGCGCCTACGGTGATGGAGCCGGGCGATTACGCCGTGCGAGGCGGGATCATCGATATCTACCCGCCCGGAGAGTCCGGCCCGGTGCGGCTGGATTTGTTTGGCGATGTGTTGGACGGCATTCGGCGGTTTGATCCGGCCACGCAGCGGACGACCGAGAAGCTGGACCAGATCGAGCTTGCCCCGGTGAGCGAGGTGATCCTGGACGAGGCCTCCATTACGCGGTTCCGGCAGAATTACCGCATCGCCTTTGGCGCGGCGGGCACCGACGATCCTTTGTATGAGGCGGTGAGCGCGGGGCGCAAACATGCGGGGATCGAGCACTGGTTGCCATTTTTCCATGAGCGTCTGGAAACGCTGTTTGATTATCTGCCGCAGGCCACGATCACGCTTGACGATCAGGTTGAGGCAGCGCGCGCCGCGCGGTGGGACAGCGTGGTGGACCAATATGAGGCACGTGACCATGCGCTTAAACAGAAAAACCGCGAGGATACGGTTTACAAGCCGGTTTCACCCGAGTTGTTGTATCTGGATGAGGCGGCATGGGACGGGGCCGTTGCGGGCCGCCGGGCGATGCAATTCGCCCCCTTGCCGCAGGCGACGGGGCCGGGGGTGATTGATGCCGGTGGGCGCATCGGGCGGAATTTTGCGCCCGAGCGCCAAAGCGAATCCTTGAGCCTTTTTGGGGCCTTGAAAGATCATATTCAGGCTAAGCTGGGCGACGGACCAGTGTTGTTGGCCAGCTATTCCGAAGGCGCGCGCGAGCGGCTGGAAGGCTTGTTGGAAGATGAGGGTCTACAGGGCGCAGTGAGTGTGACCAATGCCATGCGCATCGGTAAGCGGGGGCTGCATTTGGCGGTCTGGCCCTTGGAACATGGGTTCGAGGCCCCTGACCTGACGGTGATCGCAGAGCAGGACGTTTTGGGGGATCGTCTGATCCGCGCGCCCAAGAAACGCCGCCGGGCCGAGAACTTCCTGACCGAGGCCCAAAGCCTGACCCCCGGTGATCTGGTGGTTCATGTCGATCACGGGATCGGGCGTTACAAGGGCCTTGAGGTGGTCACGGCGGCAGGCGCGGCGCATGAGTGCCTGTTGCTGGAATATGCCGAGAACTCAAAGCTTTACCTGCCGGTCGAGAATATCGAACTGCTGAGCAAATACGGCCATGACGAAGGGCTGTTGGATCGTCTGGGCGGCGGCGCGTGGCAGGCCAAGAAAGCCAAGCTCAAGGAACGTATCCGCGAGATGGCCGACAGGCTGATCCGGATCGCGGCCGAGCGCGAGTTGCGCAAGGCGCCTGTGCTGGAGCCTGAACATCACGCATGGGAGGCGTTCTCGGCCCGTTTCCCCTACACCGAAACCGATGACCAGTTGCGCGCCATCGAAGATGTCATGGAAGACATGGAGGCAGGGCGCCCCATGGATCGCCTGATTTGCGGCGACGTGGGCTTTGGCAAGACCGAGGTGGCGATGCGCGCGGCCTTTGTCGCGGCCATGTCGGGGGTGCAGGTGGCCGTGATCGCCCCCACGACCCTTCTGGCGCGGCAGCATTACCAGAGCTTTGCCGAACGGTTCCGGGGGTTCCCGGTGACGGTGCGTCCATTGTCGCGCTTCGTCAGTCAGAAAGAGGCCAACCTGACACGCGAGGGGCTGGCCAAGGGGACGGTGGATATCGTCGTCGGCACCCATGCATTGTTGGCCAAGAACATAAGGTTCAAGAACCTTGGCCTTCTGGTGATCGACGAGGAACAGCGCTTTGGCGTGACGCATAAAGAGCGGCTCAAGCAGTTGCGCTCGGATATCCACGTGCTGACCCTGACGGCGACGCCGATTCCGCGTACCCTGCAACTTAGCCTGTCGGGCGTGCGCGATTTGTCTATCATCGGCACGCCGCCGGTGGACCGCCTGTCGATCCGCACCTATGTCAGCCCGTTTGACGCGGTGACGATCCGCGAGGCGCTCTTGCGGGAGCATTACAGGGGCGGGCAGAGTTTCTATGTCGTGCCGCGGATCGAGGACCTGCGTGAGATCGAAGATTTCCTGCAAAATCAAGTGCCCGAGGTCAGCTATGTCGTAGCCCACGGGCAGATGGCGGCCGGCGAGTTGGACGACCGCATGAACGCCTTCTATGATGGCAAATACGATGTGCTGGTCGCCACGACGATTGTCGAATCCGGCCTCGATATTCCCACGGCGAACACCATGGTCGTGCATCGCGCGGATATGTTCGGTCTGGGGCAGCTTTACCAGATACGGGGGCGGGTTGGGCGTTCGAAAACAAGGGCTTATGCCTATCTGACCACCAAGCCGCGCGCCCGCCTGACTCCGGCGGCCGAGAAGCGCCTGCGGGTTCTTGGCTCGCTCGACACGCTGGGGGCGGGCTTTACGCTGGCGTCGCAGGATCTCGACATTCGTGGCGCGGGGAATTTGCTTGGCGAAGAGCAATCGGGCCAGATGCGCGACGTGGGTTACGAACTTTACCAGTCGATGCTGGAAGAGGCGATTGCCAAGATCAAGGCGGGGGAACTGGAAGGCCTGACCGAGGGCGATGAACAATGGGCGCCGCAGATCAACCTTGGCGTGCCCGTGCTGATCCCCGAGGATTACGTGCCGGACCTTGATGTGCGGCTAGGATTGTATCGTAGACTCAGTGGGTTACACAGCAAAGTTGAACTGGAAGGCTTTGCCGCCGAACTGATCGACCGCTTTGGCAAGCTGCCCAAGGAAGTGAATACCCTGATGCTGGTCGTGCGGATCAAGGCGATGTGCAAGAAGGCAGGCATTGCGAAACTGGACGGCGGGCCGAAGGGCGCGGTCATCCAGTTCCATAACGACAAGTTTGCCTCGCCCCAGGGCCTGGTGGAATTTATCAAGGATCAGAACGGGTTAGCCAAGGTCAAGGACAACAAGATCGTGGTGCGGCGCGACTGGCGCAAGGACAGTGACAAGATCAAGGGGGCCTTTGCGATTGCCCGTGATCTGGCGGAAAAGGTCGTGGCCGAGAAGAAGAGGGCGAAGGGTAATGCTTGA
- a CDS encoding Rrf2 family transcriptional regulator, whose product MKLSTKGRYAMVALVDIALQDAETLVTLSDIAKRQDISLPYLEQLFVKLRRADLVTSVRGPGGGYRLSRPAAEIRVFEVLAAVDETVDALHKGAGASGAASGSKAQSMTNRLWEGLSAHVYVFLHQTRLSDVVGNGLAPCPAVPTFFTVVDEE is encoded by the coding sequence ATGAAACTGAGCACAAAAGGCCGATATGCCATGGTGGCGCTGGTCGATATCGCCTTGCAGGATGCCGAGACACTGGTCACGCTGAGCGATATCGCCAAGCGACAGGACATCTCGCTGCCGTATCTGGAGCAGTTGTTCGTCAAGTTGCGGCGCGCGGACCTGGTGACCTCGGTCAGGGGGCCGGGTGGCGGCTATCGCCTGTCACGTCCGGCGGCGGAAATCCGGGTGTTCGAGGTTCTGGCGGCCGTGGATGAAACGGTGGACGCCCTGCACAAGGGGGCCGGGGCCTCGGGGGCGGCCTCGGGATCGAAGGCGCAATCGATGACCAACCGTTTGTGGGAGGGGTTGAGTGCGCATGTTTATGTCTTCCTGCACCAGACGCGGTTGAGCGACGTGGTGGGCAATGGATTGGCCCCGTGCCCGGCGGTGCCGACCTTCTTCACGGTCGTGGACGAGGAGTGA
- a CDS encoding alpha/beta hydrolase gives MPEVIFPGPEGRLEGRYHPQREKDAPIAIVLHPHPQFGGTMNNKVVYNLHYAFYNMGFTVLRFNFRGVGRSQGEYDQGVGELSDAASALDYLQSMNNNSKHCWVAGFSFGAWIGMQLLMRRPEITGFISVSPPANMYDFSFLAPCPSSGLIINGAADRVAPPADTTALVSKLQEQQGITISHEEVEGAGHFFEEPHMDTMIDSVTGYVKRRLTETTR, from the coding sequence ATGCCCGAGGTAATTTTTCCCGGCCCCGAGGGTCGGCTCGAAGGCCGCTACCACCCGCAAAGAGAAAAAGACGCCCCCATCGCCATCGTGCTGCACCCGCATCCGCAGTTCGGCGGCACGATGAATAACAAGGTCGTCTATAACCTGCACTATGCCTTTTACAACATGGGCTTCACCGTGCTGCGTTTCAATTTCCGCGGTGTCGGCCGAAGTCAGGGTGAATACGATCAAGGCGTGGGTGAGCTGTCGGATGCCGCCTCGGCGCTCGACTACCTTCAGTCGATGAACAACAACTCCAAGCATTGCTGGGTCGCGGGGTTCTCTTTCGGGGCCTGGATCGGCATGCAGCTTCTCATGCGCCGCCCCGAGATCACCGGCTTCATCTCGGTCTCGCCGCCCGCCAACATGTATGACTTCTCCTTCCTCGCGCCCTGCCCTTCCTCGGGGCTGATCATCAACGGCGCGGCGGATCGCGTGGCGCCTCCCGCCGACACCACGGCGCTGGTCTCCAAGTTGCAGGAACAGCAGGGCATCACCATCAGCCACGAGGAAGTCGAAGGCGCCGGTCACTTCTTCGAAGAGCCGCATATGGACACGATGATCGACAGCGTCACCGGCTACGTCAAACGCCGCCTGACCGAAACCACGAGGTAA
- a CDS encoding GNAT family N-acetyltransferase has product MLEDGMHGVPAGHTASVVTHLEMKALPNQRVEAELDLELMPVPAPDPEWYLDLFRKVGAPWLWFGRLVVQPVELKELLSDARVHVHVLRDRGEDVGLLELDFRQDDECELAYFGLTSGMVGTGAGRWLMNRAIALAWAQNITRFHVHTCTLDHPEALDFYRRSGFTPYKREIEIAPDPRLTGLLPRDAAPHVPLIA; this is encoded by the coding sequence ATGCTTGAGGACGGGATGCATGGCGTGCCAGCGGGGCATACGGCCTCGGTGGTGACGCATTTGGAGATGAAAGCCCTGCCAAATCAAAGGGTTGAGGCGGAGTTGGACCTTGAGTTGATGCCTGTTCCGGCCCCGGATCCGGAGTGGTATCTGGACCTGTTTCGCAAAGTCGGCGCGCCGTGGCTTTGGTTCGGGCGATTGGTGGTGCAACCTGTTGAATTAAAAGAGCTTTTGTCTGATGCTAGGGTGCATGTCCACGTCTTGCGGGACAGGGGCGAGGATGTCGGGCTGTTGGAGTTGGACTTCCGGCAGGACGACGAGTGCGAACTGGCCTATTTCGGGTTGACGTCTGGCATGGTCGGTACGGGGGCCGGCCGGTGGTTGATGAACCGGGCGATTGCCTTGGCATGGGCGCAAAATATCACGCGATTCCATGTGCATACCTGTACTTTGGACCACCCGGAAGCCTTGGATTTCTACCGACGTAGCGGCTTCACACCCTACAAGCGCGAGATCGAAATCGCACCCGATCCGCGCCTGACGGGGCTTTTGCCGCGCGATGCCGCCCCGCATGTGCCACTGATCGCGTAA